The Sporomusaceae bacterium region CGCACCCTCGTCTGGGCGGCCGGGGTCAAGGCCGCCGCCCTCATAGCCACCCTCGGCGTTCCCACCGACCGCCTCGGGCGGGCCATCGTCGCCGAAACCCTCCAGCTTTCCGACCACCCCGAGGTCTTCGTCGCCGGCGACGCCGCCTGCCGCGAGCAGGACGGCCAACCACTGCCGATGATCGCCCCTGTCGCCGTCCAGCAGGCCTCCCTCGCCGCCGCCAACATCGCCGCCCTCGCGGCCGGCAGGCAGCCGGCCGCTCTCGACTACCGCGACCCAGGCACCCTCGCGACCATTGGGCGCAGCTCGGCCGTGGCCACCGTCGGCCGCTGGCGCTTCGCCGGCTTCACCGCCTGGCTGCTGTGGCTGGCCATCCACCTCATCCGCCTGGTCGGCTTCCGCAACCGCTTCATCGTCACGATCAACTGGGCGTGGGACTATTTCTTTTATGAAAGAGCAATAAGACTTATTTTGCGAATTTAGACATTCTTTCGCTCCATAGAAAGTCCGCCTACCATCATTCTGCCTGCCGGAAAATCCCTCTGCGACGCATTCTTTCCCCCGTTAAAGTGAAAATAATAATTTACCTGTCCGCGCATAATTCGCCGCCGGGCGAATAAGTTGTACTAACCGCACAGCGTGGACGAGAGATGGAGAGAGTCCGAAAACCCCCTGCACGTCAGGGTTATTCGGGCTTTTTAATTTTCCCGCAAAAGGACAAGGAGGGAGGGGGCGACAGGGGAGAGGAGAGGGGAAAGAGTAACACCGCGGAGAAATAACAAGGAGGAGAAAATGCATGACAAACCTGTTGGGTGAATTCCTCGGCACCATGGTCCTGATTGTATTTGGTTCCGGTGTTGTCGCCAACGTACTGCTGAAAAAATCCAAGGCCGAGGGCGCGGGCTGGCTGACGATAACCCTCGGCTGGGCCGTTGGCGTCGTCATGGGCGTCTTCACCGCCATCGCCACCGGCGCCCCCCAGGCCGACCTCAACCCGGCCGTCACCCTCGCCAAAACGATGCTGGGCGTCTACAGCGCCTCCCACGCCGTCGTCACCATGCTCGCCGAACTCGCCGGCGGTTTCGTGGGCGGCATCATCGTCTGGCTGGCCTTCCTGCCCCACTGGGAAGTCAGCGACGACAAAGGCGCCAAGCTGGGCATCTTCTGCACCGGCCCGGCCATCCGCAACTATCCAGCCAACTTGCTGTGCGAGATCATCGGCACACTGGCCCTCATAATCCCCATCTTCGCCATCTTTTCCAAAGGCGTCGGCGGCATCGCCCCCGGCTTCGGCCCCTTCCTGGTCGGCTTCCTCGTCTGGGGCATCGGCGTCAGCCTCGGCGGGCCGACCGGCTACGCCATCAACCCCGCCCGCGACCTCGGCCCGCGTCTTGCCCACTTCGTCCTGCCCATCGCCGGCAAGGGCGGCTCGGACTGGGAATACTCCTGGGTGCCTGTCGTCGGCCCGCTCATCGGCGGCGGCCTCGCCTACTTCATCGGCAAAGCGGTCGGCCTGATCTAGCGGACAAAAATCGCCAAATGTTGACCGGAAGCCTGTCAATGGCATACAATGGGAGGTAGAGCAGAATGAGTAAAAAATACGTGCTGGCTCTCGACCAGGGCACGACCAGCTCGCGGGCCATCATCTTCGACGACGCGTCCGACATCGTCGCCGTCGCCCAGAAGGAATTCACCCAGATATTCCCCAAACCGGGCTGGGTCGAGCATGACGCCGACGAAATCTGGGGCACCCAGATCGGCGTGGCCGCCGAAGCCGTCGCCAAAGCGGGCATCAGCCCCGGCGACATCGCCGCCATCGGCATAACCAACCAGCGGGAAACGACGGTCGTGTGGGACAAAACGACCGGCAAGCCCGTTTACAACGCCATCGTGTGGCAATCCCGCCAAACGATGGAAATCTGCGACGCCCTCAAGGCCAAAGGCCTGGCGGACACCTTCCGCCACAAAACCGGCCTCGTCATCGACGCCTACTTCTCCGGCACCAAGGTCAAATGGATCCTCGACAACGTGCCCGGCGCCAGGGAGAAGGCCGAAAACGGCGACCTGCTCTTCGGCACCATCGACACCTGGCTCATCTGGAAACTGACCGCCGGCAACGTCCACGTCACCGACTACTCCAACGCCTCGCGGACCCTCATGTACAACATCCGCGACCTCAAATGGGATGAAGAAATCCTTGCCGAGCTCACCGTCCCGGCCGCCATGCTGCCGGCCG contains the following coding sequences:
- a CDS encoding MIP/aquaporin family protein — translated: MTNLLGEFLGTMVLIVFGSGVVANVLLKKSKAEGAGWLTITLGWAVGVVMGVFTAIATGAPQADLNPAVTLAKTMLGVYSASHAVVTMLAELAGGFVGGIIVWLAFLPHWEVSDDKGAKLGIFCTGPAIRNYPANLLCEIIGTLALIIPIFAIFSKGVGGIAPGFGPFLVGFLVWGIGVSLGGPTGYAINPARDLGPRLAHFVLPIAGKGGSDWEYSWVPVVGPLIGGGLAYFIGKAVGLI